Below is a genomic region from Telmatobacter sp. DSM 110680.
ACACGCCTGCTGGATTGCAGGGCGGATGGCAATCGCGGGATACTTCAAAGGCTTTTGCGGATTATTGCGCTTACGTGACGAAGCACTTGGGGGACAAGGTAAAGCACTGGATGACGACCAATGAATTCATCTGCTTTACGGACCTTGGTTACAAAGAAGGCCAGTTTGCACCGGGGATGAAACTCGGTGCGGGTCCGGTAAATCAGATCCGGCATCATGCCATCCTGGCACACGGGCTGGGAGTGCAGGCAATTCGAGCGAATGCTCCGAGCGGCACGCAGGTGGGGCTTGCGGAGAATGCGATCGTGGTAGCCCCCGTGATGGAAACTGATGAGCACATTGAAGCCGCGCAAAAGGCAACGCGCGACGTGAATGCTCCGTTCCTGACGACATTGCTGGATGGCAAGTATCCGGAAAGCTATCTTGCTCACGAAGGAACAAATGCGCCGAAGGTTGAAGATGGCGACATGAAGGCGATCGGCAGCGCCATCGATTTCCTCGGCGTGAATATCTATGTGCCGCTTTATGCACGTGCGGATGGGTCGGCGCAGGGATATGCGATGGAACCGATGCCGACTTCGTTTCCGCATATGGCCTCCCCTTGGCTGCAGCTTGGGCCAGAGTGCATCTACTGGGGCGTGCGCAATGTGTGCGACATCTGGAAGGACAAGGTTCCGGCAATATTCATCACCGAGAACGGAACGTCATCGGACGATGTGCTGACGCCTGCTGGCCGCGTGGAGGATGTTGACCGCGTGATGTATCTGCGCAATCATCTGACACAACTGCATCGCGCAGTGAGCGAGGGTTATCCCGTGAAAGGCTACTTCCTCTGGAGCCTGATGGATAACTTCGAGTGGGCCGATGGGTACTCGAAGCGGTTCGGCCTTCACTACGTTGACTTCAAGACTCTGAAGCGGACGCCGAAGCTGAGCGCAGAGTGGTACAAACAGACGATCGCCAATAACCGAGTGGAATAGTCGCGCAGAACGCGTTGCCAGAGACCCGCGGCCCCAAGGCTGCGGGCTTTTGTTTTCGTGGATGAAGGAAGTGACGGATTCGACCCTGTGTCTCAGCGGGGTATACTGCGAGAAATTCTGAAGGAGATTCCCCGTGAGCCGCTCATTAATTCGGATTTTCGTGTTTGTTGCCGTGGCTGCGTCGATGTACTGGACCGCTGATGGGCAGACAGCTGCCAAGGTTCCCACGATCGATCAATCGCTCGAGATGTACAGCGTGGGTTCGCCCAAAATCTCGCCGGACGGCAAACGCGTGGTGTACGAACAGACGCGGACGAACTGGGATGCAAATGCGTTTGAGACAGACCTTTGGATTGCCGACGTCGCTACAGGAGAACGGCATCAATTGACGACGACTGGGCACTCCTGCAATCCGGCGGAGTGGTCACCGGATGGAAAGTGGATCGCGTTTGTGTCCGACAGGCCAGGGTCTTTGCCGAAGTCGCCAGCGGAGAAGAGACAGCTTTGGATCATGCCCGCGGATGGCGGCGAGGCACAGCAACTTACAAAGATGGAGAAGGGCGTTGGCGGATTCGAGTGGGCTCCTGATTCGCAGCGGATTGCATTTTCGGCGGAGGCTCCAGAGCCGAAGCCGATGAAGGATCGCAAGGAGTCGTTCGGCGATTATCACGTGATTCACGCTGATTACGAGATGACTCATTTGTGGTCGATTGATCTGCCAAAAACGGACGAGGCGGCCCGCGTGAGTGCGGTAGGCGAACCCAAGGAGATCACAAAAGAAGACTCGTTCAGTGTGGAGGAATTTTCCTTTTCGCCGGATGGGACACAGATCGCGTTCAGTGCGGCACGCGACCCTGACTTGATCTCTTCGTTCTCGAAGGACATCTATGTGGTGGCTGTTAAGGACGGCGTGGTGAAGAAGATCGTCGACATGCCTGGACCGGATTCGGATCCGCATTGGTCACCCGATGGGAAGCAGATCGCCTACGTGACTTCGAACGGAGAGAAGTATTTCTTCTACGCGAACCAGAAGATTGCAGTGGTGGATGCGCAGGGGGGAACTCCGCGGGTGATCAGTGATGCGTTCGATGAAGATCCAGATCTGTTGAAGTGGGCACCGGAAGGAATCTACTTCTCAGGCTTGCAGAAGATGAGTTCGTCGCTGTACCTGCTTGATCCCGCAAGCAAGGGCATCAAGAAGATGGCGATGCCGGGCAGTGAGATTGCGGGATCATTTACGTTTTCGAAGGACTTCAAGCAACTGGCGTATCGCGGAGCTGGAACTAATCAATATGCCGAGATTTACGCCACCGCCGCCCTCCCGGAAGGATCACCGAGGCGACTGACACATGCAGGCGGGCAGGAGGCGCAGTACACGCTGGCGAAGCGGGAGGTGGTGCGGTGGAAGTCGGGAGATGGAACGGAAATTGAAGGCGTGCTGTACAAGCCTGCGGATTTCTCTCCGACGAAGAAGTATCCGCTGCTAGTGGTAATTCACGGTGGGCCGACAGGGATCGATATGCCGGTGGTGAGTGCCGATCGCTATTACCCGATCGAGCGATTTGTGGCGAAGGGTGCGCTGGTGCTGCGCCCGAACTATCGCGGATCGGCGGGATATGGTGCGAAGTTTCGTGCGCTGAATGTGCGCAACCTGGGCGTGGGTGACTATGCCGATGTGATTTCGGGTGTGGACTATTTGATTGCGCAGGGATATGTGGACAAGGACCGCGTTGGATCGATGGGGTGGAGCGAAGGCGGATATATTTCAGCGTTCATTACGACGTCGAGCGACCGGTTCAAAGCGGTGAGCGTGGGGGCAGGGATTTCAGACTGGATGACATATTACGCGAACACCGACATCACTCCGTTCACCGCGCAGTATTTGCGCGCAACGCCATGGGACGATCCGGAGATTTACAAGAAGACGTCGCCGATCAGCTATATCTCGAAGGCGAAGACGCCTACGCTGATTCAGCAGGGGAGCGCGGACAAGCGGGTTCCGGTGCCCAATAGCTTTGAACTGCGACAGGCACTTGAGGATCACGGCGTTCCCGTAAAGATGGTGCTGTATGACGGGTTCGGACATCCGATCAACAAGCCGAAGCAGCAGCGCGCGGTGATGGAGGAGAACGAGAACTGGTTTGGCCATTACATCTGGGGCGATCCGCTGGCGCCGGCGCTGACGCCTCGGCCTAACGATAAGAAGGACGATAAAGACCCTGCTGCGAAATAGAGCTCAGGATGGCTCCTGCGAAGCAGCCTCGAGTTGTGCCCATTCGTCGGGGCCGATCGGGAGGGCGGCGGCGGCGATGTTTTCTTCGAGGTGTTTGACCTGCGACGTGCCCGGGATGGGCAACATGACTGGCGAGCGATGCAACAACCACGCGATGGAGAGCTGCGCAGGACTGGCGTCGTAGCGCGCAGCCAGTTGCTTCAGGGTCTGCGCGAAAGGGTGATCGGGCTTGAGCAGCTTGCCGCCGGCGATCGGATACCACGGAAGGAAGGCGATGTTGTGCTGCTCGCACCAGTTCAGCGTCTGCTCGTGGCGTCGGTCGGCGAGTGAGTAACGATTTTGCACGCTGACGATGGGAACGATCTTTTGAGCCTGCTCGATCTCTGCCGGCGTGACTTCGCTAAGACCGATGTGGCGGATCTTCCCCTGTTCCTGCATCTGGCGAAGCGCGCCGAGCGATTCTTCGAGCGGAGTACGCGGGTCGATGCGATGTAACTGGTACAGGTCAATGCGTTCGAGCTTCAAGCGACGCAAGCTCATTTCGACACACTGGATTAAATAGCCGGCCCGCCCAACGTATTCGGTTTTAGCGGGTCCCTGACGAGTGATTCCGCCCTTGGTCGCGATGACGAGACCTGGCGGATAGGGGTGAAGCGCTTCGCAGATGAGGCGTTCGGCGACTTCGGGACCGTAGGCATCGGCGGTATCGATCAGGGTGACACCGAGTTCGACGGCGCGGCAGAGGACGCGACGGGCCTCTTCGGGATTTTGCGGCTCGCCCCAGGCGCCATCGCCAACCAGACGCATGGTCCCAAAACCGAGACGATGGACGGGGAGATCACCGCCGATTTGCAGGGTGCCACCGAGTGAAGTGTTCATGATGGCTATGATGCTTGATGACGGTCGACGGTGAATAGCGGGCAGTGGACAACGAGAACAGACTGAGAGACTAGGGGCTAAAGACTGGGGTCCCGAAACGGGTCGGCGGGAACTCCTTACGTGCTGGGTGCGTATGGTTTAATGCAAGGAACGCAGGAGATGCAGCCATGACGACCACCCCTTATGTGAATGCGCAGGCAGTGTTCTACCAGCAGTACGAGCAGGCGCGGCGAGACGAGGTTGTGGGGATTCTGCTGGCGCTGTTCCTGGGGACGTTTGGAGTCCATCACTTTTATCTGAGAAGGACGGGACTCGGGATCCTCTACATCGTCTTCTTCTGGACGGGAATTCCGACGGTGCTAGGGTTCATCGAGTGCTTCTTTATGCCTGCGCGAGTGCGGGAGTTCAACGCGATCCAGGCGGCGGGCATTGCTGCAGCACTGGGAATCACGATGCCGGCTTATGGGCAGCCCATCAACATCAACGTGAATGTGCCGCCCGGAACCGGTGCGCCCGCGCCGAGTGTTTCCGCAATGACGCAGCCCGGAACGCTGGTGGCATGTTCCAGATGCCAGAAGACGAATCCAGCGGGAGCGAAGTTTTGCTCGGGGTGCGGCGGCGCATTGTAGGAGCCGAGACGAACTAAGAGCGCTCACAGATGGTCGAACTGGTCGACCTCCGACGGAATTACATATTCGCGTGGCCCGAGCGCATGGACTCGTTGAACTGCGGCTTGGTGAAGTTGAGTGCCGCGTCGCGAGCTGCTTCATATTCTGCGGAGCGCGCCATGAGTTGCGGAGTGGCTGCCGCATATTCCCCGCTCAGCGTCATCAGACCTTCACCGGCTTCTTGGCCTGCCATGCGGAGCAGATCGGATTCCGTAGTGTTCAGATATTGGGCATCGCGCGGATCGGCGATCCACACCGGCTTGCCTTCTCCCAGAACGCCGGAAAGCCAGTAGATCTTGCTGAGCAAATAGCGCAAGCGCTCCTGGTCGTCGGTCTCGGTAAAGACAAACTTCTTTTGCCAGCGGCTATAGAAGCGGGTGGTGACGGGGACGGGCTGGCGATTGCCGGACTTGAGGAATTCGAGCTGTCCGAAGTCGACGGTCTTACGAATGGCGTTGTAGACAAAGGTTTCCGCGTAGGGCTGTTCCATGGCCGGAACGATTTCGGCAAAGGTGACGGTGACGGAGGCAGCGACTTTTGCATGCAGGTTGTGCGCACCGCCGTCGGCAATCGAGATCTCACCGTGAACGATGTAAGTGTCGGAGCCAGACGTGGAGCGGTGGAAGGGCCACTGGAATTTGCCGAAGGCGAGGGGCAGGCCGCCCAGAGTAACGTAGCAATCGGGGCGCGGATTGCGCAGGCGCTTGGCTTCCGCAGCGAGGTGGGCTGCCATCTCGGGAAGTAGATTGGCCTTATCGAAATCAAAGGCCTCGGTGAGTTCCAGTTGAAGCCTGCGATCATCGAGTCCCGGTAGACCAAGCTGGAAGACCTGCGTAGGCTGGCCGCTGAGATCGGATCCCTCAGTGGCGGAGACAAGCTTGAGGCCTGCCTTGATGGCGGCCGTTTCAATGGATGAGACGAGATTAGCTTTCGATGTCATGAATGGACCTGCGGTGAATTCGTGTCCTATCCAGTTTAGTGTATGGGGAAGGAATCGGAGCATCGGATGCTGCGGTCGCTGATCGAAGAGCAAGGTTCACGAAGCAAATTCCGACAACCCGTCGCGTACCAGCAATCTAGGGGACGAATTACCCCGGAGCGGGTCTACATACCCGGAATCCAGATTTTGCCGGCAGGTATCAATTCTGTTCCGCCAGGCATTGGGAGCACTTCGTCAGATAGGCAGTAGAAATCGAGCCCTTTATAGCTGGTGAGGTATTGGTACTTCGTAGAGAAGAATCCTCCCTCTGCTGTCACGACCAGGGGATCTTTGGCGCGTGCCAGTATTTTGAGAAAATCTTCCGGCACGACCTGAACGATGGCACCTGAAGCTTTGACGGCGTTTGCGACGGCTGCAGCGGCTGCAGCGGCTCCGGCACCAGCGGCCATGTGCAATTCCTCCTCGACGTGCAGCGATTCTAACAAAGCTTGAGGGATGCACAGGAGGCCAAAGGACGGCATGATTTTTTAGATCTCATTGGAAGAACTGGCCGGGTATTCGACGGAGCGGTAATTCGTGGCCGCGTGCACTTGTTTGAAGTGCGCGTGGCGAAAAGGATCGAGCAAAAGAGACATTTACAATGAGAATGTGCAGGCAGA
It encodes:
- a CDS encoding GH1 family beta-glucosidase produces the protein MKVISRRQFGKSVAAAAAATYAGLSLPRLALGEPHPMRLEYPKGFLWGCATAAYQVEGGAQADGRGPSLWDVFSHTPGKTHNGETGDVADDSYHLYKDDVQLLKNLGVGTYRMSISWSRVFPTGTGQVNQKGLDYYSRVVDELLANNITPYVTMFHWDTPAGLQGGWQSRDTSKAFADYCAYVTKHLGDKVKHWMTTNEFICFTDLGYKEGQFAPGMKLGAGPVNQIRHHAILAHGLGVQAIRANAPSGTQVGLAENAIVVAPVMETDEHIEAAQKATRDVNAPFLTTLLDGKYPESYLAHEGTNAPKVEDGDMKAIGSAIDFLGVNIYVPLYARADGSAQGYAMEPMPTSFPHMASPWLQLGPECIYWGVRNVCDIWKDKVPAIFITENGTSSDDVLTPAGRVEDVDRVMYLRNHLTQLHRAVSEGYPVKGYFLWSLMDNFEWADGYSKRFGLHYVDFKTLKRTPKLSAEWYKQTIANNRVE
- a CDS encoding S9 family peptidase codes for the protein MSRSLIRIFVFVAVAASMYWTADGQTAAKVPTIDQSLEMYSVGSPKISPDGKRVVYEQTRTNWDANAFETDLWIADVATGERHQLTTTGHSCNPAEWSPDGKWIAFVSDRPGSLPKSPAEKRQLWIMPADGGEAQQLTKMEKGVGGFEWAPDSQRIAFSAEAPEPKPMKDRKESFGDYHVIHADYEMTHLWSIDLPKTDEAARVSAVGEPKEITKEDSFSVEEFSFSPDGTQIAFSAARDPDLISSFSKDIYVVAVKDGVVKKIVDMPGPDSDPHWSPDGKQIAYVTSNGEKYFFYANQKIAVVDAQGGTPRVISDAFDEDPDLLKWAPEGIYFSGLQKMSSSLYLLDPASKGIKKMAMPGSEIAGSFTFSKDFKQLAYRGAGTNQYAEIYATAALPEGSPRRLTHAGGQEAQYTLAKREVVRWKSGDGTEIEGVLYKPADFSPTKKYPLLVVIHGGPTGIDMPVVSADRYYPIERFVAKGALVLRPNYRGSAGYGAKFRALNVRNLGVGDYADVISGVDYLIAQGYVDKDRVGSMGWSEGGYISAFITTSSDRFKAVSVGAGISDWMTYYANTDITPFTAQYLRATPWDDPEIYKKTSPISYISKAKTPTLIQQGSADKRVPVPNSFELRQALEDHGVPVKMVLYDGFGHPINKPKQQRAVMEENENWFGHYIWGDPLAPALTPRPNDKKDDKDPAAK
- a CDS encoding aldo/keto reductase, which encodes MNTSLGGTLQIGGDLPVHRLGFGTMRLVGDGAWGEPQNPEEARRVLCRAVELGVTLIDTADAYGPEVAERLICEALHPYPPGLVIATKGGITRQGPAKTEYVGRAGYLIQCVEMSLRRLKLERIDLYQLHRIDPRTPLEESLGALRQMQEQGKIRHIGLSEVTPAEIEQAQKIVPIVSVQNRYSLADRRHEQTLNWCEQHNIAFLPWYPIAGGKLLKPDHPFAQTLKQLAARYDASPAQLSIAWLLHRSPVMLPIPGTSQVKHLEENIAAAALPIGPDEWAQLEAASQEPS
- a CDS encoding NINE protein, which translates into the protein MTTTPYVNAQAVFYQQYEQARRDEVVGILLALFLGTFGVHHFYLRRTGLGILYIVFFWTGIPTVLGFIECFFMPARVREFNAIQAAGIAAALGITMPAYGQPININVNVPPGTGAPAPSVSAMTQPGTLVACSRCQKTNPAGAKFCSGCGGAL